One segment of Cetobacterium sp. NK01 DNA contains the following:
- a CDS encoding XTP/dITP diphosphatase — translation MKIFLATGNKKKIDEMSKILSGLDFEILSIKDGIEIPEVIEDGNTFEENSKKKALEIAKFTNMITISDDSGLCVEALNGEPGVYSARYAGEDGNDLANNKKLIENLQGIDNRKAKFVTVITLGKPNGEYHSFRGEIEGIIIDEARGKEGFGYDPHFYLPEYDKTFAEMPEIKNQISHRAKALEALKNGIDKILNIG, via the coding sequence TTTTGGCCACAGGAAATAAGAAAAAAATAGATGAAATGTCAAAAATTTTATCTGGATTAGATTTTGAAATACTTTCTATAAAAGATGGAATAGAAATTCCTGAGGTTATAGAAGATGGAAATACTTTTGAAGAAAACTCAAAAAAGAAGGCATTAGAGATAGCAAAGTTTACAAATATGATCACAATTTCAGATGACTCTGGCCTTTGTGTTGAGGCTTTAAATGGCGAACCTGGAGTTTACTCTGCTAGATACGCTGGAGAAGATGGGAACGATTTAGCAAATAATAAAAAGCTAATAGAGAACTTACAAGGGATAGATAATAGAAAAGCAAAGTTTGTAACTGTGATAACTTTAGGAAAACCAAATGGAGAGTATCACTCATTTAGAGGTGAAATAGAAGGGATAATTATAGATGAAGCCAGAGGAAAAGAAGGTTTCGGATACGATCCTCATTTCTATTTACCAGAGTACGATAAAACATTTGCTGAAATGCCTGAAATAAAAAATCAAATTAGCCATAGAGCAAAAGCCTTAGAAGCTTTAAAAAATGGAATTGATAAAATATTAAATATAGGCTAA
- the smc gene encoding chromosome segregation protein SMC, translated as MYLKGVEIYGFKSFGERIRIDFDGGITSIVGPNGSGKSNILDGILWVLGEQSYKNIRAKESKDIIFSGGEGKKPANYAEVSLFIDNRDNFFPIEAESIKITRKMSQNGDNDYLINDKKVRLKDIGELFLDTGVGKSAYSVIGQGKVERIISSSNKEIKSIIEEAAGVKKFQQKKLESEKRLEKVQNELEKIELVLSEIGENRSRVEKQSKKAIEYLSIKDEKNLLQKGVLTFDLNLKEEILKSGEKEKERLAVITNSLEEELKKTELELNNIENRRKDLYSKIENFSENNTTLKSEIEMLEKEEIRTKERITSYLRELKQKEEEKVSLEKVFDSKKEILIKLKEEEERVKKRVLEIEGKNKVFEKSIEEKETLKRDKEIGIELKKRKIMDLEVEKLKLLNEIESSTRRMKGSEFKISSLKEEKETFHIKIDENLKELEKALKNKELKAKELKETEERQIKLEQEITELSRDMNKAAELIRNAEFEEKRAAAKLQGLYRVQESNEGFYKGVKEVLNAKIPGVEGAVISLLTVPEEYQKAIEAAIPGNLQDIVVSTSDVAKKGIEVLKEKKAGRASFLALDTIKVGSMKEVPKKDGVIGRASDLVSVEKKYSKILDMLLGNILVVNGTDVALKILKENSYNGNIVTLSGELLSSRGRITGGENSNSIVSQIFERKKEIKVLEDNIKDMSNKLKEWNDKVQIMSKKLEKYEDEIGGIDALEDSLRKQTKLAEELYLDLKSKGEKLEKEKRVVDIEIQEEENYSKEYAKRVESSQSEKEITEKIVLELKNELDSENLAIQNLNEEINNLKNQFSDIRILYLNSKDRFVQIEKEKEKEIFEQKEFKEKKEKVSNILLEIKKELEKLEEKAHTIAEDIKNKNIKFENENQELKEMKKEDHLLEENSKTLMKNSREIESTLFKEREILNREIERKERISKEVEEILIQLEELSEVSLSLLNEDEIKLARTKVRELELRLKGFESVNLLSIEEFKELDNKYKFIDLQREDLVKGEKSLSLLIKEIDETIEEKFYEAYEEINKNFNEMCIETLDNSEGKLSLHNGEDFLNCGVEISVKYKNKKRQALSLLSGGEKSMVAIAFIMAIFMYKPSPFTFLDEIEAALDEKNTRKLIGKLKEFTDRSQFILITHNKETMKASDSLYGVTMNKKIGISKLVQVKI; from the coding sequence ATGTATTTAAAAGGTGTAGAAATTTACGGATTTAAATCCTTTGGTGAAAGAATAAGAATAGATTTTGATGGAGGAATAACCTCTATTGTTGGACCAAATGGAAGTGGTAAATCAAATATATTAGATGGAATATTATGGGTTTTAGGTGAACAGTCATATAAAAATATAAGAGCAAAAGAAAGCAAAGATATTATATTTTCTGGAGGAGAGGGAAAAAAGCCAGCAAATTATGCAGAAGTATCACTTTTTATAGATAATAGAGATAATTTTTTTCCAATTGAAGCAGAAAGTATAAAAATAACAAGAAAAATGTCTCAAAATGGAGATAATGATTATTTAATAAATGATAAAAAAGTGAGATTGAAAGATATAGGAGAACTATTTTTAGATACAGGAGTAGGTAAAAGTGCATACTCAGTTATAGGGCAAGGTAAAGTTGAAAGAATAATATCTTCATCTAATAAAGAGATTAAAAGTATAATAGAAGAAGCAGCAGGAGTAAAAAAGTTTCAACAAAAAAAATTAGAATCTGAAAAAAGATTAGAGAAGGTTCAAAATGAGCTGGAAAAAATAGAGCTTGTATTAAGTGAAATCGGTGAAAATAGATCTAGAGTAGAAAAGCAATCTAAAAAGGCAATTGAATATTTATCTATTAAAGATGAAAAAAATCTCTTACAAAAAGGAGTTTTAACTTTTGATTTGAATTTAAAAGAAGAAATTTTAAAATCGGGAGAAAAAGAAAAAGAAAGATTAGCAGTAATAACTAATTCTTTAGAAGAAGAGTTGAAAAAAACAGAATTAGAGTTAAATAATATCGAAAATAGACGAAAAGATTTATATTCAAAAATAGAAAATTTCTCAGAAAATAACACTACTTTAAAATCTGAAATAGAAATGTTAGAAAAAGAAGAGATTAGGACAAAGGAAAGAATCACATCTTATTTAAGAGAGTTAAAACAAAAAGAGGAAGAAAAAGTATCTTTAGAAAAGGTATTTGATTCTAAAAAAGAGATCCTAATAAAATTAAAAGAAGAAGAAGAAAGAGTTAAAAAAAGAGTTTTAGAGATAGAGGGAAAAAATAAGGTTTTTGAAAAAAGTATAGAAGAAAAAGAGACATTAAAAAGAGATAAAGAGATAGGAATTGAATTAAAAAAAAGAAAAATAATGGATTTAGAAGTTGAAAAATTAAAACTTTTAAATGAAATAGAAAGTTCTACAAGAAGAATGAAGGGAAGCGAATTTAAAATTTCATCTCTAAAGGAAGAAAAGGAAACTTTTCATATTAAAATAGATGAAAATTTAAAAGAGCTAGAAAAAGCTTTAAAAAACAAAGAACTAAAAGCAAAAGAATTAAAAGAAACAGAAGAAAGACAAATAAAATTAGAACAAGAGATTACTGAATTAAGTAGAGATATGAATAAAGCAGCAGAACTAATAAGAAATGCTGAATTTGAAGAGAAAAGAGCAGCTGCTAAATTACAAGGTCTCTATAGAGTTCAAGAAAGTAATGAGGGATTCTATAAAGGAGTAAAAGAAGTTCTAAATGCTAAAATACCAGGAGTTGAAGGAGCAGTAATATCACTATTAACAGTTCCAGAAGAATATCAAAAAGCTATTGAGGCAGCTATACCTGGAAATTTACAAGATATAGTTGTGTCTACAAGTGACGTAGCTAAAAAAGGGATAGAAGTTTTAAAGGAAAAAAAAGCAGGAAGAGCTTCATTTTTAGCATTAGATACAATTAAAGTAGGTTCTATGAAAGAGGTTCCTAAAAAAGATGGTGTTATAGGAAGAGCCTCAGATTTAGTATCAGTTGAAAAAAAATATTCTAAAATATTAGATATGCTACTTGGAAATATTTTAGTTGTAAATGGAACTGATGTAGCTTTAAAAATTTTAAAAGAAAATAGTTATAATGGAAACATAGTTACACTTTCTGGAGAGCTACTTAGTTCTAGAGGTAGAATAACAGGTGGAGAGAACTCAAACTCTATTGTAAGTCAAATATTTGAAAGAAAAAAAGAGATAAAAGTATTAGAAGATAATATAAAAGATATGTCTAATAAGCTAAAAGAGTGGAACGATAAAGTTCAAATTATGAGTAAAAAATTAGAGAAATATGAGGATGAAATAGGTGGAATAGACGCCTTAGAGGATTCTTTAAGAAAACAAACTAAATTAGCAGAAGAGTTATATTTAGATTTAAAATCTAAAGGTGAAAAATTAGAGAAAGAAAAAAGAGTCGTTGATATTGAAATACAAGAAGAAGAAAATTATAGTAAAGAATACGCTAAAAGAGTTGAAAGTTCACAAAGTGAAAAAGAAATAACTGAAAAAATTGTACTAGAATTAAAAAATGAATTAGATAGTGAAAATTTAGCTATTCAAAATTTAAATGAAGAGATAAATAATTTGAAAAATCAATTCTCAGATATAAGAATATTATATTTAAACAGTAAAGATAGGTTTGTTCAAATTGAAAAAGAAAAAGAAAAAGAAATATTTGAACAAAAAGAATTTAAAGAAAAAAAGGAAAAAGTTTCAAATATTTTATTAGAAATAAAAAAAGAACTTGAAAAATTAGAAGAAAAGGCTCATACTATAGCAGAAGATATAAAAAATAAAAATATAAAATTTGAAAATGAAAATCAAGAACTAAAAGAGATGAAAAAAGAAGATCATTTATTAGAAGAGAACTCTAAAACCTTAATGAAAAACTCTAGAGAAATAGAATCTACTTTATTTAAAGAAAGAGAGATTTTAAATAGAGAGATTGAGAGAAAGGAAAGAATATCAAAAGAAGTAGAGGAAATTTTAATTCAGTTAGAGGAACTTTCAGAAGTTTCATTATCGCTTTTAAATGAAGATGAAATAAAACTTGCTAGAACAAAAGTAAGAGAGTTGGAGTTAAGATTAAAAGGTTTTGAATCTGTAAATTTACTTTCAATTGAAGAATTCAAAGAATTAGATAATAAATATAAATTTATTGATCTTCAGAGAGAAGATTTAGTAAAAGGAGAAAAGAGCTTATCTCTTTTAATAAAAGAGATTGACGAAACAATAGAAGAAAAATTCTATGAAGCTTATGAAGAAATAAATAAAAACTTTAATGAGATGTGTATAGAGACATTAGATAACTCTGAAGGAAAATTATCTTTACATAATGGAGAAGATTTTTTAAACTGCGGAGTTGAAATATCAGTAAAATATAAAAATAAAAAAAGACAAGCACTTTCACTACTATCTGGTGGAGAGAAATCTATGGTTGCAATAGCTTTTATAATGGCGATATTTATGTATAAACCTAGCCCATTTACATTTTTAGATGAGATTGAAGCAGCTCTTGATGAAAAAAATACAAGAAAATTAATTGGTAAATTAAAAGAATTTACAGATAGATCTCAATTTATTTTAATAACACATAATAAAGAAACAATGAAAGCTTCAGATTCTCTATATGGAGTAACAATGAATAAAAAAATTGGAATTTCTAAATTAGTTCAAGTAAAAATTTAG